Proteins encoded by one window of Massilia sp. NR 4-1:
- a CDS encoding flagellar brake protein, with protein sequence MSGEAAAGEAKTQGYEFEQMNLQVGGRIQFITHRSIKPVQHFSTIIGWLKDEYLIVKVPFENGAPIALHENDKLTIRVFSGVNVCAFPCTVERVFGRPLFYAHLSFPRNIQGTSLRAAMRVKVDIPAQVGCDDGSSLSVFLVNLSVSGALIESKRKLPQDEGVVDLTFTLLSQPGQRQVRIGAKALIRNMTMLKPASAEAEEVFSYGVQFVDLDPVHYTMLQNLTYEALIADRQKIV encoded by the coding sequence GTGAGCGGTGAGGCAGCGGCGGGCGAGGCGAAAACGCAGGGATATGAGTTCGAGCAGATGAATCTGCAGGTCGGTGGACGTATCCAGTTCATCACCCACCGCAGCATCAAGCCGGTCCAGCATTTTTCCACCATCATCGGCTGGCTCAAAGATGAATACCTGATCGTCAAAGTGCCGTTCGAAAACGGCGCGCCGATCGCCCTCCACGAAAACGATAAGCTCACCATCCGCGTGTTTTCCGGCGTGAATGTGTGCGCCTTCCCCTGTACCGTCGAACGCGTGTTCGGCCGTCCGCTGTTCTATGCCCACCTTTCCTTCCCGCGCAATATCCAGGGCACCAGCTTGCGTGCGGCGATGCGGGTCAAGGTCGATATTCCAGCCCAGGTCGGTTGCGACGATGGCAGCTCGCTGTCGGTCTTCCTCGTCAATCTGAGCGTGTCGGGCGCGCTGATCGAGTCGAAACGCAAGCTGCCTCAGGATGAGGGCGTGGTCGATCTGACGTTTACGCTGCTCAGCCAGCCGGGCCAGCGCCAGGTGCGCATCGGCGCCAAGGCCCTGATCCGCAATATGACGATGCTGAAGCCGGCCAGCGCCGAGGCGGAGGAAGTGTTCAGCTATGGCGTGCAGTTCGTCGATCTCGATCCGGTGCATTACACCATGCTGCAAAACCTGACTTACGAGGCGCTGATCGCCGACCGCCAGAAAATCGTTTGA
- a CDS encoding PEP-CTERM sorting domain-containing protein: MHRKAFAAVLVATATLALSSSASAAQSTTAQASLSNLKLGVIDLTPNDGVAAGYQLGSRDTQVAVFSQWLENGQPAGAANRQQFEFPVPVNFNVQHGGLKAQAQLNGSLGNLKSVVTGTPELGWNGHYVAGDASQTVRVLLKAHTALSISGDYSALLSTQNPGYFNLPGQTQLGVSFNSLSMPGLINERFSKGWTLAPGSAGESASGGFSLLASNNTDDDIEASLGFYVGSSVSLAPVPEPTTWLMLGAGMLVLAGRRRFGRS; encoded by the coding sequence ATGCACCGCAAAGCATTCGCCGCCGTCCTGGTGGCTACCGCCACTCTCGCCCTGTCCAGCAGCGCCAGCGCCGCGCAGAGCACCACGGCACAAGCCAGTCTCAGCAATCTCAAACTGGGCGTGATCGACCTGACGCCGAATGACGGCGTGGCCGCCGGCTACCAGCTGGGCAGCCGCGACACCCAAGTGGCCGTCTTCAGCCAATGGCTGGAAAATGGCCAGCCGGCCGGCGCCGCCAACCGCCAGCAGTTCGAGTTTCCCGTGCCGGTGAATTTCAATGTCCAGCATGGCGGCCTGAAGGCTCAGGCCCAGTTGAACGGCAGCCTGGGCAACCTCAAAAGCGTCGTCACCGGTACGCCGGAACTGGGCTGGAATGGCCACTATGTGGCGGGCGACGCCAGCCAGACCGTGCGGGTACTGCTGAAAGCGCATACGGCGCTCAGCATCAGTGGCGACTACAGCGCCTTGCTGTCCACCCAGAATCCTGGCTATTTCAATCTGCCCGGCCAGACCCAGCTGGGTGTCAGCTTCAACAGCCTATCGATGCCGGGCCTGATCAATGAGCGCTTTAGCAAGGGCTGGACCTTGGCACCGGGCTCGGCCGGCGAATCGGCCAGCGGCGGCTTCTCCCTGCTGGCCAGCAATAACACCGACGACGATATCGAGGCCAGCCTGGGCTTTTACGTGGGCAGCAGCGTGTCCCTGGCCCCCGTACCGGAACCGACCACCTGGCTGATGCTGGGCGCTGGCATGCTGGTGCTAGCCGGCCGCCGCCGTTTCGGCCGGAGCTAA
- the sucC gene encoding ADP-forming succinate--CoA ligase subunit beta: MKIHEYQGKEILRKFGVTVPRGIPCMSVEEAVKAAETLGGPVWVVKAQIHAGGRGKGGGVKVAKSMEQVKEYADQIMGMQLVTHQTGPEGQKVRRLMIEEGADIKKELYVSLVTDRVTQRVVLMASSEGGMDIEEVAEKHPELIHNVVIDPAVGLTDADADDVAAKIGVPAESIADARANLQGLYKAYWETDASLAEINPLILTGSGKVIALDAKFNFDANALFRHPEIVAYRDLDEEDPAEVEASKFDLAYISLDGNIGCLVNGAGLAMATMDTIKLFGGEPANFLDVGGGATAEKVTEAFKIMLKNPELKAILVNIFGGIMRCDVIAEGVITASKAVSLNVPLVVRMKGTNEDLGKKMLADSGLPIIAADTMEDAAKSVVAAAAGK; this comes from the coding sequence ATGAAAATCCATGAGTATCAAGGCAAAGAGATCCTCCGAAAATTCGGAGTGACGGTTCCGCGCGGCATTCCGTGCATGTCCGTGGAAGAGGCAGTCAAAGCTGCTGAAACCCTGGGCGGCCCGGTGTGGGTGGTGAAGGCGCAGATCCATGCTGGCGGCCGCGGCAAAGGCGGCGGCGTGAAAGTAGCCAAGTCCATGGAACAAGTGAAAGAGTACGCTGACCAGATCATGGGCATGCAGCTGGTGACCCACCAGACCGGTCCGGAAGGCCAGAAAGTGCGCCGCCTGATGATCGAAGAAGGCGCCGACATCAAGAAAGAACTGTACGTTTCCCTGGTGACCGACCGCGTCACCCAGCGCGTGGTGCTGATGGCCTCCTCCGAAGGCGGCATGGACATCGAAGAAGTTGCTGAAAAACACCCAGAACTGATCCACAACGTGGTGATCGATCCGGCCGTGGGCCTGACCGACGCCGACGCCGACGACGTGGCCGCCAAGATCGGCGTGCCAGCCGAATCGATCGCCGACGCCCGCGCCAACCTGCAAGGCCTGTACAAAGCCTACTGGGAAACCGACGCCTCGCTGGCTGAAATCAACCCGCTGATCCTGACCGGTTCCGGCAAAGTGATCGCCCTGGACGCCAAGTTCAACTTCGACGCCAACGCCCTGTTCCGTCATCCGGAAATCGTCGCCTACCGCGACCTGGACGAAGAAGATCCAGCCGAAGTCGAAGCTTCGAAATTCGACCTGGCCTACATCTCCCTGGACGGCAATATCGGCTGCCTGGTGAACGGCGCTGGTCTGGCCATGGCCACCATGGACACCATCAAGCTGTTCGGCGGCGAACCCGCCAACTTCCTGGACGTGGGCGGTGGCGCAACGGCCGAGAAAGTGACCGAAGCGTTCAAGATCATGCTGAAAAACCCAGAACTGAAAGCCATTCTGGTGAACATCTTCGGCGGCATCATGCGCTGCGACGTGATCGCCGAAGGCGTGATCACCGCTTCCAAAGCCGTGTCCCTGAACGTGCCGCTGGTGGTCCGCATGAAGGGCACCAACGAAGACCTGGGCAAGAAGATGCTGGCCGACTCCGGTCTGCCGATCATCGCCGCCGACACCATGGAAGACGCAGCCAAGAGCGTTGTTGCAGCCGCTGCCGGTAAATAA
- a CDS encoding response regulator transcription factor, whose amino-acid sequence MRILLAEDDSVLADGLTRSLRQSGYAIDCVKNGQEADAALSTQEFDLLILDLGLPKMSGLDVLRRLRARASLLPVLILTAADSVEQRVNGLDLGADDYMAKPFALSELEARVRALTRRGQGGGSALVRHGPLTYDQVGRSAYIHEQMLELSARELGLLEILLARSGRLVSKEQLVDHLCEWGEEVSNNAIEVYVHRLRKKIEVGGIRIATVRGLGYCLEKFNPGAGAEAK is encoded by the coding sequence ATGCGTATTTTACTTGCCGAAGATGACAGCGTGCTGGCCGACGGCCTGACCCGTTCCCTGCGCCAGTCGGGCTATGCCATCGACTGCGTCAAAAACGGGCAGGAGGCCGACGCCGCCCTGTCCACCCAGGAATTCGACCTGCTGATCCTCGACCTGGGCTTACCCAAGATGAGCGGGCTGGACGTGCTGCGCCGGCTGCGCGCCCGTGCCTCGCTGCTGCCGGTGCTGATCCTGACGGCGGCCGATTCGGTCGAGCAGCGCGTCAACGGCCTCGACCTCGGGGCCGACGATTATATGGCCAAACCCTTCGCCCTGTCGGAACTGGAGGCGCGCGTGCGCGCCCTGACCCGGCGCGGCCAGGGCGGCGGCTCGGCCCTCGTGCGCCACGGCCCGCTGACCTACGACCAGGTCGGACGCAGCGCCTATATCCACGAGCAGATGCTGGAATTGTCGGCACGCGAACTGGGCTTGCTGGAAATCCTGCTGGCGCGCAGCGGCCGCCTGGTGTCGAAGGAGCAGCTGGTCGACCATCTGTGCGAGTGGGGCGAGGAAGTCAGCAACAACGCCATCGAGGTGTATGTGCACCGGCTGCGCAAGAAGATCGAGGTGGGCGGCATCCGCATCGCCACCGTGCGCGGCCTCGGCTACTGCCTGGAAAAATTCAATCCGGGCGCGGGGGCCGAGGCCAAGTGA
- the recA gene encoding recombinase RecA yields the protein MDDKKAVVPASEKAKALAAALAQIEKQFGKGSVMRMDASAPIEEVQTVSTGSLGLDIALGVGGLPRGRVVEIYGPESSGKTTLTLQTIAEMQKIGGTCAFIDAEHALDVGYAQKLGVNLHELLISQPDTGEQALEICDALVRSGSVDMVVVDSVAALTPRAEIEGDMGDSLPGLQARLMSQALRKLTGSINRTNTLVIFINQIRMKIGVMFGSPETTTGGNALKFYASVRLDIRRTGSIKSGDEVIGNETKVKVVKNKIAPPFKEAHFDILYGEGTSREGEIIDLGVEAKIVEKSGSWYSYNGERIGQGKDNARIYLKERPALAREIENKVRASLGVRELPPASGDDGDAPAPKLKAVD from the coding sequence ATGGACGATAAAAAAGCTGTAGTACCGGCATCGGAAAAAGCCAAGGCGCTGGCCGCCGCGCTGGCTCAGATTGAGAAGCAGTTCGGCAAAGGCTCCGTGATGCGCATGGACGCATCGGCGCCGATCGAGGAAGTGCAGACCGTCTCCACCGGCTCCCTGGGCCTGGATATCGCGCTGGGCGTGGGTGGCCTGCCGCGCGGCCGCGTGGTGGAAATCTACGGTCCCGAATCGTCCGGCAAGACCACGCTGACCCTGCAGACCATCGCCGAAATGCAGAAAATCGGCGGCACCTGCGCCTTTATCGACGCCGAACACGCGCTGGACGTGGGGTATGCGCAGAAACTGGGCGTGAACCTGCACGAGCTGCTGATTTCCCAGCCCGACACCGGCGAACAGGCGCTGGAAATCTGCGACGCCCTGGTGCGCTCCGGCAGCGTCGACATGGTGGTGGTGGACTCGGTGGCGGCCCTGACCCCGCGCGCCGAGATCGAAGGCGATATGGGCGACTCCCTGCCGGGCCTGCAAGCGCGTCTGATGTCGCAAGCGCTGCGCAAGCTGACCGGCTCGATCAACCGCACCAATACCCTGGTCATCTTCATCAACCAGATCCGCATGAAGATCGGCGTCATGTTCGGCAGCCCGGAAACCACGACCGGCGGCAATGCGCTGAAGTTCTACGCTTCCGTGCGTCTGGACATCCGCCGCACCGGCTCGATCAAGTCGGGCGACGAAGTGATTGGCAACGAAACCAAGGTCAAAGTGGTCAAGAACAAGATCGCGCCGCCGTTCAAGGAAGCCCACTTCGACATCCTGTATGGCGAAGGCACGTCGCGCGAAGGCGAGATCATCGACCTCGGCGTGGAGGCGAAGATCGTCGAGAAATCCGGCTCCTGGTACAGCTATAACGGCGAACGTATCGGCCAGGGCAAGGACAACGCCCGCATCTACCTGAAAGAGCGTCCAGCGCTGGCGCGCGAGATCGAGAACAAGGTGCGCGCTTCGCTCGGCGTGCGCGAACTGCCGCCGGCCAGCGGCGACGACGGCGATGCGCCGGCGCCGAAGCTGAAAGCCGTCGACTAA
- a CDS encoding pilin, protein MKSMKMMKQQAQAGFTLIELMIVVAIIGILAAVAIPAYSDYTAKAKTANAISAADSLKTAVALCAQENGGDLTKCDSDSNGVPKDSDFKATKEVASAAVADGVITLTLATGIATDVDGKTITFTPTLTANNSTMTWKTETTSTNKAVKAAVEKNNI, encoded by the coding sequence ATGAAATCCATGAAAATGATGAAGCAACAAGCTCAAGCCGGCTTCACCCTGATCGAACTGATGATCGTCGTTGCCATCATCGGTATTCTGGCTGCGGTAGCGATTCCTGCCTACAGCGACTACACCGCCAAAGCCAAGACCGCCAATGCGATTTCCGCCGCCGACTCGCTGAAAACGGCCGTTGCCCTGTGCGCCCAGGAAAATGGCGGCGACCTGACCAAATGCGATAGCGACAGCAACGGCGTGCCGAAGGATTCCGACTTCAAAGCCACCAAGGAAGTTGCTTCCGCCGCCGTGGCCGATGGCGTGATCACCCTGACCCTGGCTACCGGCATCGCCACCGACGTCGATGGCAAGACCATCACCTTCACTCCGACGCTGACGGCCAACAACAGCACCATGACCTGGAAGACCGAAACGACGTCCACCAACAAAGCAGTCAAAGCTGCGGTTGAGAAAAACAATATCTGA
- the recX gene encoding recombination regulator RecX — protein MPAPPISLKARALRLLSTREHSRLELGRKLARYAEEGEEEVEALLNWLEQNKWLSQERFSESLIHRRAARYGNSRIVAELQSHGIGGEALQELKAGLAEDEVARCCEVWRRKFGEVAEDAEGRSKQMRFLIGRGFSQRAVKAAMRGYDPDDE, from the coding sequence ATGCCCGCCCCGCCCATCAGCCTGAAAGCGCGCGCCCTGCGCCTGTTGTCCACGCGCGAGCACAGCCGTCTGGAGCTGGGCCGCAAGTTGGCCCGCTATGCCGAAGAAGGTGAAGAGGAGGTCGAAGCCCTGCTCAACTGGCTGGAACAGAATAAATGGCTGTCGCAGGAACGCTTTTCCGAATCCCTGATCCACCGCCGCGCCGCGCGCTACGGCAATAGCCGCATCGTGGCCGAGCTGCAAAGCCACGGCATCGGCGGCGAAGCCCTGCAGGAACTCAAGGCCGGCCTGGCCGAAGACGAGGTGGCGCGCTGCTGCGAAGTGTGGCGCCGCAAATTCGGCGAAGTGGCCGAGGATGCCGAAGGCCGCAGCAAGCAGATGCGCTTCCTGATCGGCCGCGGCTTTTCCCAGCGCGCCGTGAAGGCCGCCATGCGCGGCTACGACCCGGACGACGAATAG
- a CDS encoding DUF2889 domain-containing protein produces MSLSTPVSRRELRHTRAIDIRAFARDDGLWDLDAHITDIKVKDTLLASGQRPGGQPLHDLWLRITVDLQLTIVAAEAVSDAVPYPGFCNTIGPAYAQLVGLNLMKGFRQALKQRLAGIAGCTHLTELAQILPTAAVQAFASDVWPTHDAASVTPQTSTQPFQLDRCHALRTDGGAVAQFYPRWAATPGASV; encoded by the coding sequence ATGTCCCTGTCAACTCCAGTCTCCCGACGTGAGCTGCGCCACACGCGCGCCATAGACATCCGAGCGTTCGCGCGCGACGATGGCCTGTGGGATCTTGACGCCCATATCACGGACATCAAAGTAAAGGACACCCTGCTGGCTTCCGGCCAGCGTCCGGGCGGCCAGCCTCTGCATGACCTGTGGCTGCGCATCACCGTGGACCTCCAGCTCACCATCGTCGCCGCCGAAGCGGTATCGGACGCCGTGCCTTATCCCGGCTTCTGCAATACCATCGGCCCGGCATATGCGCAGCTGGTCGGCTTGAACCTGATGAAGGGCTTCCGCCAGGCGCTGAAGCAACGGCTGGCAGGCATTGCCGGCTGTACCCATCTGACGGAACTGGCCCAGATCCTGCCCACGGCCGCCGTGCAAGCTTTTGCCAGCGATGTCTGGCCCACGCACGACGCCGCCAGCGTCACTCCCCAAACCAGCACCCAACCGTTCCAGCTCGACCGCTGCCACGCCCTGCGCACCGATGGCGGCGCCGTGGCGCAGTTTTATCCGCGCTGGGCGGCCACGCCTGGGGCCAGTGTCTAG
- the moaC gene encoding cyclic pyranopterin monophosphate synthase MoaC, translating into MNDQNPDQLTHFDASGQAHMVDVGAKQETHRIAVATGSIRMKAETLAIILAGTAKKGDVLGIARIAAIMGAKKTSDLVPLCHPLALTRVTVDFETDEAASSVHCRAQVETYGKTGVEMEALTAVQVGLLTVYDMCKAVDKGMVMGEIRVREKHGGKSGDWSA; encoded by the coding sequence ATGAACGACCAGAATCCCGACCAGCTCACCCACTTCGACGCATCCGGCCAAGCCCATATGGTGGACGTTGGCGCCAAACAGGAAACCCACCGCATCGCCGTGGCGACCGGCAGTATCCGCATGAAAGCGGAAACCCTTGCCATTATTCTAGCGGGAACGGCCAAAAAGGGGGATGTGCTGGGCATCGCCCGCATCGCCGCCATCATGGGTGCGAAAAAGACCAGCGACCTGGTGCCGCTGTGCCACCCGCTGGCCCTGACCCGCGTCACGGTCGATTTCGAGACCGATGAGGCGGCCTCCAGCGTGCACTGCCGCGCCCAGGTCGAAACCTATGGCAAGACCGGGGTCGAGATGGAAGCGCTGACGGCTGTTCAGGTCGGTCTGCTCACGGTCTACGATATGTGCAAGGCGGTGGACAAGGGCATGGTGATGGGCGAGATCCGCGTGCGCGAGAAGCATGGCGGCAAGTCGGGCGATTGGTCGGCCTGA
- a CDS encoding FHA domain-containing protein: protein MAKIIVSRDGVVEQQIQLSKESMSVGRHRHNDIVLNHPAVSGQHALITTILDDSFLEDLHSTNGTFVNGHRIGKHFLQHKDLIKLAKYQIEFLADGIRPLAAAQAASQPVASAPPTAEGPPARIEVLNGSNMGKQLTLLKTLTSLGRPGVQVVVIARAAGGYTISHVEGLAAPLLNGAPLGRAAQRLLPDDVIDLGGTLMAFRQP from the coding sequence TTGGCGAAGATTATCGTGTCGCGGGACGGCGTGGTGGAACAGCAGATCCAGCTCAGCAAGGAGAGCATGAGCGTGGGCCGCCATCGCCACAACGATATTGTGCTCAACCATCCGGCCGTCAGCGGCCAGCACGCCCTGATCACCACCATCCTCGACGATTCCTTCCTGGAAGACTTGCACAGCACCAATGGCACCTTCGTCAACGGCCACCGCATCGGCAAGCATTTCCTGCAGCACAAAGACCTGATCAAGCTGGCCAAGTACCAGATCGAATTCCTGGCCGACGGCATCCGGCCGCTGGCCGCTGCCCAGGCCGCCAGCCAGCCTGTAGCCTCCGCTCCGCCCACCGCCGAAGGCCCGCCGGCCCGCATCGAAGTCTTAAATGGCAGCAATATGGGCAAACAGCTCACCTTGCTCAAAACCCTGACCTCGCTCGGCCGGCCCGGCGTGCAGGTGGTGGTCATCGCCCGCGCGGCGGGCGGCTACACCATCTCCCACGTCGAAGGCCTGGCTGCGCCCCTGCTCAACGGTGCCCCGCTGGGCCGCGCCGCCCAGCGCCTGCTGCCCGATGACGTCATCGACCTCGGCGGCACCCTGATGGCCTTCCGCCAGCCCTGA
- a CDS encoding sensor histidine kinase N-terminal domain-containing protein, with the protein MSPRAAEADEEGAASQAAWDLPSAGHSNEVQHSLFGEILDWMLAPLLLLWPMSIAITYLVAKSIANQPFDHALEDSVTVLSQQVRSVDGVPAPRLPGAARDILRADDIDSVYFQVVGGNGAVLDGDRDLPRPHEDEEDVRAGAVHFRNETLHGTPIRIAYAYVHQGAPGQAPAAPLALVQVAETLEKRAKLANEIIKGVILPQFIILPVVLALVWFALSRGLSPLAELQERIRARRSDDLSPIEPNQVPEEITPLVTSLNEMLARLAQSMEMQKRFIADAAHQMKTPLAGMRTQSELALRQTDQLEIHRSLEQLAKSSEAATRLVNQLLALARAEHQPQAGAVHVAVELGELARSTVHDWVQASFAYRIDLGFEGPAEEVRIQGNSLMLREMLSNLIDNALRYTPAGGSVTVRVRRDAAQAMLEVEDTGPGIPAAERPHIFERFYRILGSNMPGSGLGLAIVREIAQQHAAEVDIFANPRAGNPKLPGSLFRVSFPLLAPPAPPPEEDPYYG; encoded by the coding sequence GTGAGTCCACGCGCGGCCGAGGCGGACGAGGAAGGCGCGGCCAGCCAGGCCGCCTGGGATCTGCCATCGGCCGGCCACAGCAATGAAGTCCAGCATTCGCTGTTCGGCGAAATCCTGGACTGGATGCTGGCCCCGCTGCTGCTGCTGTGGCCGATGAGCATCGCCATCACTTATCTGGTGGCCAAGTCGATCGCCAACCAGCCTTTCGACCATGCGCTGGAAGACAGCGTCACCGTGCTCAGCCAGCAGGTGCGTAGCGTCGATGGCGTGCCGGCGCCGCGGCTGCCGGGCGCGGCGCGCGACATCCTGCGCGCCGACGATATCGACAGCGTGTATTTCCAGGTCGTGGGCGGCAATGGCGCCGTGCTGGACGGCGACCGCGACCTGCCGCGTCCGCACGAGGACGAGGAAGACGTGCGCGCCGGCGCCGTCCACTTCCGCAACGAGACCCTGCACGGCACGCCGATCCGCATCGCCTATGCCTATGTGCACCAGGGCGCGCCCGGCCAAGCGCCGGCAGCGCCGCTGGCCCTGGTGCAGGTGGCCGAGACGCTGGAAAAACGCGCCAAACTGGCCAATGAAATCATCAAGGGCGTGATCCTGCCCCAGTTCATCATCCTGCCCGTGGTGCTGGCCCTGGTCTGGTTCGCGCTCTCGCGCGGCCTGTCGCCGCTGGCCGAATTGCAGGAACGCATACGCGCGCGCCGCTCGGACGATCTGAGTCCGATCGAACCGAACCAGGTGCCGGAGGAAATCACGCCCCTGGTCACCTCGCTCAACGAAATGCTGGCGCGGCTGGCGCAATCGATGGAGATGCAAAAACGCTTCATCGCCGACGCCGCCCACCAGATGAAGACGCCGCTGGCCGGCATGCGCACCCAGTCCGAGCTGGCGCTGCGCCAGACCGACCAGCTGGAAATCCACCGCTCGCTGGAACAGCTGGCCAAGAGCTCGGAGGCGGCCACGCGCCTGGTCAACCAATTACTGGCCCTGGCACGCGCCGAACACCAGCCGCAGGCCGGCGCGGTGCATGTGGCGGTCGAGCTGGGCGAGCTGGCGCGCAGCACGGTGCACGACTGGGTGCAAGCCTCCTTCGCCTACCGCATCGACCTCGGCTTCGAAGGGCCGGCCGAGGAAGTGCGCATCCAGGGCAATTCCCTGATGCTGCGCGAAATGCTGTCCAACCTGATCGACAATGCGCTGCGCTACACGCCGGCCGGCGGCAGCGTCACGGTGCGCGTGCGCCGCGATGCCGCCCAGGCCATGCTGGAAGTCGAGGATACCGGTCCCGGCATCCCGGCCGCCGAACGGCCGCATATTTTCGAGCGCTTTTACCGCATCCTCGGCAGCAATATGCCGGGCAGCGGCCTGGGCCTGGCCATCGTGCGCGAAATCGCCCAGCAGCACGCGGCCGAGGTCGATATCTTTGCCAATCCGCGCGCCGGCAATCCCAAGCTGCCCGGCAGCCTGTTCCGCGTCAGCTTCCCGCTGCTGGCGCCGCCCGCCCCGCCTCCGGAGGAAGACCCCTACTATGGATGA
- the sucD gene encoding succinate--CoA ligase subunit alpha encodes MSILINKDTKVITQGITGKTGQFHTRMCREYANGKNAFVAGVNPKKAGEDFEGIPIYASVKEAKSETGATVSVIYVPPAGAAAAIWEAVEAELDLAICITEGIPVRDMMEVKDRMAKAGSKTLLLGPNCPGLITPDEIKIGIMPGHIHRKGRIGVVSRSGTLTYEAVAQLTALGLGQSSAVGIGGDPINGLKHIDVMKAFNDDPDTDAVIMIGEIGGPDEANAARWIKDNMKKPVVGFIAGVTAPPGKRMGHAGALISGGADTAQAKLEIMEACGITVTKNPSEMARLLKAML; translated from the coding sequence ATGTCTATTCTGATCAATAAAGACACCAAAGTCATCACCCAGGGTATCACCGGCAAAACCGGCCAGTTCCACACCCGTATGTGCCGCGAATACGCGAACGGCAAAAATGCCTTCGTTGCTGGCGTGAACCCGAAGAAAGCCGGCGAAGATTTCGAAGGCATTCCTATCTACGCTTCCGTGAAAGAAGCCAAATCGGAAACCGGCGCGACCGTTTCCGTGATCTACGTTCCACCAGCAGGCGCGGCCGCCGCGATCTGGGAAGCCGTGGAAGCCGAGCTGGACCTGGCGATCTGCATCACCGAAGGCATTCCAGTGCGCGACATGATGGAAGTCAAAGACCGCATGGCCAAAGCCGGTTCCAAAACCCTGCTGCTGGGCCCGAACTGCCCAGGCCTGATCACCCCTGACGAAATCAAGATCGGCATCATGCCAGGCCACATCCACCGCAAAGGCCGCATCGGCGTGGTGTCCCGTTCGGGCACCCTGACCTATGAAGCCGTGGCGCAGCTGACCGCGCTGGGTCTGGGCCAATCGTCGGCCGTGGGCATCGGCGGCGACCCGATCAACGGTCTGAAGCACATCGACGTGATGAAAGCCTTCAACGACGATCCTGACACCGACGCGGTCATCATGATCGGCGAAATCGGCGGTCCGGACGAAGCCAATGCGGCCCGTTGGATCAAGGACAATATGAAGAAACCAGTGGTCGGCTTCATCGCCGGCGTCACCGCTCCTCCGGGCAAGCGCATGGGCCACGCCGGCGCGCTGATCTCCGGCGGCGCCGACACCGCGCAAGCCAAACTGGAAATCATGGAAGCCTGCGGCATCACCGTGACCAAAAACCCGTCCGAAATGGCGCGTCTGCTGAAAGCAATGCTGTAA